One Bacillus amyloliquefaciens DSM 7 = ATCC 23350 DNA window includes the following coding sequences:
- a CDS encoding spore germination protein produces MPAIVGAFKINAVGTSGVVHIGDCITISPKAEVKTFAGAGSFNTGDNLTLTNYRNSTNVYDNDVIDQPMAGNA; encoded by the coding sequence ATGCCCGCAATTGTCGGAGCGTTTAAAATTAATGCCGTCGGTACGAGCGGAGTCGTTCATATAGGCGACTGCATCACCATTTCTCCAAAAGCAGAGGTTAAGACATTTGCCGGAGCGGGCAGCTTCAATACCGGAGACAATCTCACACTGACGAATTACAGGAATTCAACGAATGTGTACGATAATGATGTAATCGATCAGCCGATGGCAGGTAACGCATAA
- a CDS encoding spore germination protein GerPB, whose amino-acid sequence MNFYVNQSIHINYMRVESVSNSSILQIGSAGSIKALSNLYDTGSYVEPAPPVTAGQTATTGGGPGTSSFVPLQPPSR is encoded by the coding sequence ATGAATTTTTACGTCAATCAGTCGATCCATATCAATTACATGCGTGTAGAATCTGTCAGCAATTCCTCCATACTGCAAATCGGGAGCGCCGGTTCAATTAAAGCTCTTTCCAACCTGTATGACACAGGGAGTTATGTAGAGCCGGCGCCGCCTGTCACCGCGGGGCAGACTGCAACAACAGGGGGAGGTCCCGGCACCTCATCATTTGTACCGCTCCAGCCGCCAAGCCGGTAG